Proteins from one Lachnospiraceae bacterium KGMB03038 genomic window:
- a CDS encoding amidohydrolase, translating into MRILLKHAKIVTFNEKDDILEEADLLVDGRKICRIGRGLKETADKVIDCTGKLVMPGLVNSHLHSDENMFRGLFDNLPLEPWMLYSCPPLSYGPFSERLIYLRTMLGAMEMVKKGITCIQDDASECPKGTVEGYDQVFRAYRDIGLKGNVALNMGDRAYMDKLPYTYETIPKELQGKLSSTGNPEEMLELYQEMIRRWNGKEGMKVVCSTSAPQRCTDGYLMQALKLALDHDLPMHTHILETRMQRSTGPEFYGKSIVQHIKDLGFLTDRLTIIHGVWMDEADMAAIGEAGASVAHNPVSNLKLGSGIMPLRKMIENKVNIVLGTDGMSSNDGYSMFETMKFAALLQKVVDADYRTWLSAKDILDLAIKTPAKSLRREAEIGGLEEGKDADICIINLKTEAFTPLNDIYKHLVYCEDGRDVETVIAAGKILMEDGKLLNVDENALLEELQAMTGEFKERYQKSVEENEVLLPYVHQIYEKCIDQFQDCTCNLFV; encoded by the coding sequence ATGAGGATACTATTAAAACACGCAAAAATTGTTACATTTAATGAGAAGGACGATATATTGGAGGAGGCAGACCTGCTGGTGGATGGCCGGAAGATCTGCCGGATTGGCCGGGGATTGAAAGAAACCGCGGATAAAGTCATCGACTGTACCGGAAAACTGGTAATGCCTGGCCTTGTTAATTCTCATCTTCATTCAGATGAAAATATGTTCCGGGGGCTTTTTGATAATCTGCCCTTGGAACCGTGGATGCTCTATAGCTGTCCTCCTCTTTCGTATGGGCCATTTTCTGAAAGGCTGATCTATCTGCGGACTATGCTTGGCGCTATGGAGATGGTGAAAAAGGGGATTACCTGTATCCAGGATGATGCCTCAGAGTGTCCCAAAGGAACAGTGGAAGGATACGATCAGGTGTTTCGGGCTTACCGGGATATCGGATTAAAAGGGAATGTAGCTTTGAATATGGGAGACCGAGCCTATATGGACAAACTCCCCTATACATATGAGACCATTCCGAAAGAATTGCAGGGAAAACTCTCTTCCACTGGAAATCCGGAAGAGATGCTGGAGCTGTACCAGGAGATGATCCGCCGTTGGAACGGGAAAGAAGGCATGAAAGTGGTATGTTCCACTTCTGCTCCTCAAAGATGTACAGATGGATATCTTATGCAGGCCCTGAAACTGGCTTTGGATCATGATCTTCCAATGCATACTCATATTTTGGAGACTCGCATGCAGAGGTCCACCGGACCGGAATTCTACGGGAAATCCATTGTTCAGCATATCAAGGATCTTGGCTTTTTGACAGACCGTCTGACCATTATCCACGGCGTATGGATGGACGAGGCGGATATGGCGGCTATTGGAGAGGCAGGAGCCAGCGTAGCGCATAACCCGGTCAGCAATCTGAAGCTTGGCAGCGGTATTATGCCTCTTCGGAAAATGATTGAAAACAAAGTGAATATTGTTCTTGGGACAGATGGCATGAGCAGCAATGATGGATACAGTATGTTTGAGACAATGAAATTCGCGGCTCTTCTGCAAAAAGTAGTGGATGCGGATTACAGGACCTGGCTTAGCGCTAAGGATATCCTGGATCTTGCCATTAAGACTCCGGCTAAGAGTCTCCGCAGAGAAGCGGAGATCGGCGGGCTGGAAGAAGGGAAAGATGCGGATATCTGTATCATCAACCTGAAGACAGAAGCATTTACCCCATTGAATGATATCTACAAGCATCTGGTATACTGCGAGGACGGCCGTGATGTTGAGACGGTCATCGCAGCAGGAAAGATTCTGATGGAGGATGGAAAGCTTTTAAATGTAGACGAAAACGCATTATTAGAAGAACTGCAGGCGATGACCGGAGAGTTTAAAGAGCGGTATCAGAAATCTGTGGAAGAAAACGAAGTCCTTCTGCCTTATGTGCATCAGATTTATGAGAAATGCATCGATCAGTTTCAGGACTGTACCTGCAATCTTTTCGTATAG
- a CDS encoding amidohydrolase, with the protein MRIIDMHAHVDVCEPLHWHDTAEKLLKLMDEAKIEKAVVSAYLNLPGPDMTCGQRLWDSIRPYEDRFMMFLRMDPWFGQEAVDFLEEACQKYPVKGVKLHPAHYTLHPYGDLTVDLCRKAGELGLPVLFHCGDEMMCLPLQIGELAAQCPDTTVILAHMGGYAHNRDAIEVAKKYSNIYIDTSEVPLVKEIKWFVEELGADRIFFGTDAPCCDPSVELKKVQLAGLEERDLEKVLWKNAVRVMKLDEEEK; encoded by the coding sequence ATGAGAATCATTGATATGCATGCTCATGTTGATGTGTGTGAACCGTTGCATTGGCATGATACGGCGGAAAAGCTGCTGAAGCTTATGGATGAGGCGAAAATTGAAAAGGCGGTAGTCAGCGCGTATCTGAATCTGCCGGGACCGGATATGACTTGTGGACAGCGGCTGTGGGATTCGATCCGGCCGTATGAGGACCGGTTTATGATGTTTCTGCGGATGGATCCATGGTTTGGTCAGGAGGCCGTTGATTTTCTGGAAGAAGCCTGCCAGAAGTACCCGGTTAAAGGAGTAAAACTGCATCCGGCTCATTATACCCTTCATCCCTATGGGGATCTGACGGTGGATCTGTGCAGGAAGGCGGGAGAACTGGGACTTCCAGTATTATTTCACTGTGGAGACGAGATGATGTGCCTGCCGCTGCAGATCGGAGAGCTGGCGGCCCAGTGTCCGGATACTACAGTGATTCTGGCACATATGGGAGGTTACGCTCATAACCGGGATGCCATCGAAGTGGCGAAGAAATACTCCAATATTTATATTGATACTTCTGAGGTGCCGTTAGTAAAAGAAATCAAATGGTTTGTAGAAGAGCTGGGTGCTGACAGGATTTTCTTCGGGACTGACGCGCCCTGCTGCGATCCATCGGTAGAACTGAAAAAAGTTCAGCTTGCGGGACTGGAAGAAAGAGACTTAGAGAAAGTGCTGTGGAAGAACGCAGTCCGAGTGATGAAATTGGATGAAGAAGAAAAATAG
- a CDS encoding amidohydrolase family protein: MLIDFHTYVGRSMLGQESTEEELLANMEKNQIDISVVCPVKTVDPFFEKQNQYVSELQEKHAGRIVGFARIDPNLGKDSEKILAESIEELKLKGLLLHPWEETFAINDQKVFPFMEICREYDLPVLVETGYPWVSHCFQVASLAEKFPDVKFIMSHGGQFDSSGYALTDVDYVMDRHENLLIETSGDYSDEGIENIPVRLGYDRLLFGSHFPWLSTELEIYRVQRASLPEEARECIFYKNALEVLKI, from the coding sequence ATGTTGATAGATTTTCATACCTATGTGGGCAGATCGATGCTGGGACAAGAAAGTACAGAGGAAGAGCTTCTGGCAAATATGGAGAAAAACCAGATTGATATTTCTGTAGTGTGTCCGGTTAAGACGGTTGACCCATTTTTTGAGAAACAGAATCAGTACGTCTCAGAATTGCAAGAGAAGCATGCCGGCAGGATCGTAGGCTTTGCCAGAATCGACCCAAACCTGGGAAAAGATTCTGAGAAAATCCTGGCAGAATCTATAGAAGAACTAAAATTAAAAGGACTGCTCCTGCATCCTTGGGAGGAGACGTTTGCGATCAATGATCAAAAAGTATTTCCCTTCATGGAAATTTGCCGGGAATATGACCTTCCAGTGCTGGTAGAAACCGGATATCCCTGGGTGTCCCACTGTTTCCAGGTGGCTTCCCTGGCAGAAAAATTTCCGGATGTGAAGTTTATCATGTCTCACGGCGGGCAGTTCGACAGCAGCGGTTACGCGCTGACCGATGTAGACTATGTGATGGACCGGCATGAGAATCTTCTGATCGAGACCTCAGGAGATTACTCGGATGAGGGAATTGAAAACATCCCGGTACGGCTGGGGTATGACCGCCTTCTGTTTGGTTCTCACTTTCCATGGCTTAGCACAGAGCTTGAGATCTACCGGGTACAGCGGGCTTCTCTTCCGGAAGAGGCGAGGGAGTGTATCTTCTATAAAAACGCGCTGGAGGTCCTGAAAATATAG
- a CDS encoding RluA family pseudouridine synthase produces MERTITYKITEKEDGLRIEQFLRRHGYSAQNLARIKRMPENTLINGTFCYLRQTLTFGDELCVRIQETENSRHIPPVNLPLDIIYEDEDLIVINKPAGMPIHPSMNNYTNSLANGLAWYYQQQGKDFIFRCCNRLDRDTSGLTVVAKHLVSASILSAMTKRKEILREYLAITRGHVRPESGTISAPLARRDGTIIERVVDWDKGEPAVTHYRLLDSKNGHSLVSLRLETGRTHQIRIHMKHLGYPLIGDYLYNPDMEFIQRQALHSHRLSFTHPITGEKMAFEAKLPEDMRRVMNP; encoded by the coding sequence ATGGAACGTACGATCACTTATAAGATTACAGAAAAAGAAGACGGTCTGCGGATTGAACAGTTCTTAAGGCGGCACGGATATTCCGCCCAGAATCTGGCCCGCATCAAACGGATGCCGGAGAACACCCTGATCAACGGAACTTTCTGCTATTTGCGCCAGACTCTTACTTTCGGCGATGAACTTTGTGTCCGCATCCAGGAGACCGAAAATTCCCGCCACATTCCTCCTGTTAATCTTCCTCTGGATATTATTTACGAGGACGAGGACCTGATCGTGATTAATAAACCAGCGGGAATGCCCATCCATCCCTCCATGAACAACTATACCAATTCCCTGGCAAACGGCCTGGCATGGTATTATCAGCAGCAGGGAAAGGACTTTATCTTCCGCTGCTGCAACCGCTTGGACCGCGACACTTCCGGGCTTACGGTAGTAGCAAAGCATCTAGTCAGCGCCAGCATCCTGTCCGCTATGACGAAACGCAAAGAGATCCTCCGTGAATATCTGGCCATCACAAGAGGACATGTCCGTCCTGAATCCGGCACCATCAGCGCTCCTCTGGCCCGCAGAGATGGAACCATTATTGAGCGGGTGGTAGACTGGGACAAGGGTGAGCCCGCCGTTACGCATTACCGGCTTCTGGACAGCAAAAATGGGCACAGCCTGGTGTCCCTGCGTTTGGAAACCGGCCGTACCCATCAGATTCGTATTCATATGAAGCACCTGGGGTATCCTTTGATCGGAGATTATCTCTATAATCCAGACATGGAGTTCATCCAGCGTCAAGCCCTCCACTCCCATCGGCTTTCCTTCACCCATCCTATTACCGGGGAGAAGATGGCGTTTGAGGCTAAGCTGCCGGAAGACATGAGAAGGGTGATGAATCCATAA
- a CDS encoding NUDIX domain-containing protein, whose amino-acid sequence MGKLSTLCYIEKDGRYLMLHRTVKKNDVNKDKWIGVGGHFEADESPEECLLREVKEETGYTLTSYQFRGLVTFVSGNGVTEYMSLFTADGFEGEPIACDEGELEWVDLEDVWSLNIWEGDKIFFRLMDERKEFFSLKLVYDGHDKLVSAVLEGKPMELLDILNEDGTKTGIRRERGVAHREGSLHATVHTWIIRENQKSGYDVLLQKRSAVKDSNPGCYDISSAGHVAAGDEPLPAAARELEEELGIKARQEDLRYIGIHHGAFEAVFHGQLFRDNELSSVYVYTKPVKEDQLELQEEEVESVLWMDYEECMEKVLNGTLPNCIYPDEFRMVGEYLKESLI is encoded by the coding sequence ATGGGAAAATTGAGTACACTCTGCTATATTGAAAAAGACGGCAGATATCTGATGCTCCACCGGACGGTTAAAAAGAACGATGTGAATAAAGACAAATGGATCGGTGTGGGCGGTCATTTTGAGGCGGATGAAAGCCCGGAAGAATGTCTGCTGCGGGAAGTGAAAGAAGAGACGGGATATACTCTGACGTCCTATCAATTTCGCGGACTGGTGACCTTTGTGTCGGGAAATGGAGTGACAGAATATATGTCGCTTTTTACAGCGGACGGTTTTGAAGGAGAACCTATCGCGTGTGACGAGGGGGAACTGGAATGGGTGGATCTAGAAGACGTTTGGAGTTTAAATATCTGGGAGGGAGATAAAATCTTCTTTCGGCTGATGGATGAACGAAAAGAGTTTTTTTCTTTGAAGCTGGTCTATGACGGGCACGATAAGCTGGTGTCCGCCGTATTGGAGGGAAAGCCCATGGAGCTGTTGGATATCTTGAATGAGGATGGGACAAAAACGGGGATTCGGCGGGAACGGGGCGTAGCCCATCGGGAAGGAAGTCTCCACGCTACCGTCCATACCTGGATCATCAGGGAAAATCAAAAAAGCGGCTATGATGTATTGCTGCAGAAGCGCAGCGCAGTCAAAGACTCCAATCCAGGCTGCTACGATATCTCCTCGGCCGGGCATGTGGCGGCTGGGGATGAGCCGCTGCCTGCGGCAGCGCGGGAGCTTGAGGAAGAGCTTGGTATCAAAGCCAGGCAGGAGGACCTTCGCTATATAGGAATCCATCATGGCGCCTTTGAAGCGGTATTTCACGGGCAGTTGTTCCGGGATAATGAGTTGAGCAGCGTGTACGTTTATACGAAGCCGGTGAAAGAAGATCAGCTGGAACTGCAGGAAGAAGAAGTGGAATCCGTTTTATGGATGGATTATGAAGAATGTATGGAAAAGGTCTTAAATGGAACTCTTCCTAATTGTATTTATCCGGACGAATTTCGAATGGTGGGAGAGTATCTGAAGGAAAGTTTGATCTAG
- a CDS encoding EcsC family protein, which translates to MFARNYWEKEWTAMERRERRYLRKRQEEKQSVIQEKLSEKVPEKLEQTLNGAFQKAFALVFEKGTGVIEKTYSKEKYQQNYQVNEYAVSLGANRKTVRAFSRQAGSGRAKNLVISGVEGAGLGLLGIGLPDIPIFTGVLLKSVYETALSYGFSYETEEEQCFVLGLIETAFLRGAPLIRANGQMNGWIDGRTVLSLDKEEWIQRASVSLSEAMLYMKFLQGIPIAGLVGGLADTVYLKQVTDYAELKYKRRFLRKHSEM; encoded by the coding sequence ATGTTTGCCAGAAATTATTGGGAAAAGGAATGGACGGCGATGGAGAGACGGGAGCGCCGTTATCTGAGAAAACGGCAGGAGGAAAAGCAGTCGGTGATCCAGGAAAAGCTATCAGAAAAGGTGCCGGAAAAACTGGAACAGACGCTGAACGGAGCTTTTCAGAAAGCTTTTGCGCTGGTGTTCGAAAAAGGCACAGGCGTGATCGAAAAAACCTACAGTAAGGAGAAATACCAGCAGAACTATCAAGTAAATGAGTACGCGGTGAGTCTTGGGGCAAACCGGAAGACGGTACGGGCATTTTCCAGGCAGGCCGGATCAGGGAGAGCGAAGAATCTAGTAATTTCCGGCGTGGAAGGAGCAGGCCTTGGCCTTTTAGGTATCGGCCTCCCAGATATCCCCATTTTTACAGGAGTACTGCTGAAAAGCGTATATGAAACAGCCCTTTCTTATGGGTTTTCTTATGAGACGGAAGAGGAACAATGCTTTGTTCTGGGGCTGATCGAGACGGCTTTTCTGCGGGGAGCGCCGCTGATCAGGGCAAACGGACAGATGAATGGATGGATTGACGGCAGGACTGTTCTTTCTTTGGATAAGGAGGAATGGATCCAACGCGCCTCTGTAAGTCTTTCAGAAGCTATGCTGTATATGAAATTTCTGCAAGGTATCCCCATAGCGGGACTGGTTGGCGGGCTTGCGGATACCGTTTATCTAAAGCAGGTGACGGATTACGCGGAATTAAAATATAAACGTCGTTTTTTGAGAAAACACAGCGAAATGTAA
- the trxA gene encoding thioredoxin: protein MAVIHLTKDNFKEEVLEAKVPVLVDFWATWCGPCQMVGPIIEEIGNEVTDQKICKVDVDENPELAREYRVMSIPTLAVFKNGEMVKREVGAKSKGEILEMLK, encoded by the coding sequence ATGGCAGTGATTCATTTGACAAAAGACAATTTTAAAGAGGAAGTATTAGAAGCAAAGGTACCGGTGCTGGTGGATTTCTGGGCAACCTGGTGCGGTCCGTGCCAGATGGTAGGCCCCATCATTGAAGAGATTGGAAATGAAGTGACAGATCAGAAGATCTGTAAAGTTGATGTGGATGAGAATCCGGAACTGGCAAGAGAGTACAGAGTAATGTCAATTCCTACTCTTGCGGTATTCAAAAATGGAGAGATGGTAAAACGGGAAGTTGGAGCAAAATCCAAAGGAGAGATCTTGGAGATGCTGAAGTAG
- the nagB gene encoding glucosamine-6-phosphate deaminase has protein sequence MIICKAKDYSELSRKAANIIAAQILMKPNCVLGLATGSSPIGTYEELIGWYKRGDLDFSGITSINLDEYRGLSGENDQSYRYFMNTNLFDHVNIDKARTFVPNGLEPDSAKACRDYDQIIDNAGGIDLQLLGLGHNGHIGFNEPAEAFANGTQCVDLTESTISANKRFFASEADVPRQAYTMGIGSIMRAKKILVVVSGEGKAEILKKVVYGPVTPQVPASVLQLHKDVTIVADEAALSKM, from the coding sequence ATGATTATCTGTAAAGCAAAAGACTATTCCGAATTAAGCCGCAAAGCCGCAAATATCATCGCGGCTCAGATCTTAATGAAGCCCAACTGTGTTCTGGGCCTTGCCACAGGTTCTTCTCCAATAGGGACATATGAAGAGCTGATCGGCTGGTACAAAAGAGGGGATCTTGATTTCTCCGGTATCACCAGCATCAACCTGGATGAATACAGAGGCTTAAGCGGTGAAAACGACCAAAGCTATCGTTATTTCATGAACACGAATCTTTTTGATCACGTAAATATCGATAAAGCAAGAACCTTTGTTCCCAACGGTCTGGAACCTGATTCTGCTAAAGCCTGCCGGGACTATGATCAGATCATTGACAATGCCGGAGGCATCGACCTGCAGCTTTTAGGGCTCGGTCACAATGGACATATCGGCTTTAACGAACCGGCAGAGGCCTTTGCCAATGGAACTCAGTGTGTCGATCTGACGGAAAGCACCATCAGCGCCAACAAACGATTCTTTGCGTCTGAGGCCGATGTTCCTCGCCAGGCTTACACCATGGGCATCGGAAGTATCATGCGTGCAAAGAAGATCCTGGTCGTTGTCAGCGGAGAAGGAAAGGCAGAAATTTTAAAGAAAGTCGTATATGGCCCCGTCACCCCACAGGTGCCGGCGTCTGTACTCCAGCTTCACAAAGATGTGACCATTGTCGCGGACGAGGCGGCTCTTTCTAAAATGTAG